ACAGagtgagaagggaccttagaacacgtTATGTTAGAGTTAAAATGAACCTTAGAgcattagaacatagaatatcagagtaggAAAGGGCCCTAGAACATAGGAGGTACCCTAAGacatagaacataaaatgtcagagctggcatTTAGCTTAGAGCATAAAATGTTGACTATCATGGTTGAAAGGTactttagaacataaaatgtcagagtttAAAGGGAACTTAGAACCTAGGACATAGAAAACAGAACTGGGAAGCACCTTGGAACATAGAACATAGACTATTAGGACTGGAAGTGACCCTAGAACATATAACACAGAATGCCAGAACTGAGAGgtgtcttagaacatagaacacaggAAGTTTAGGCTAAAAAGGCCTTTAGAACATAAaaaatagaatgtcagagatggaagggaccttggaacataAAATGATCAATCTGGAAAGGGACTAGATAGTCCtgctcactcattttacagagaaggaaggcTCAAGCAAGTTCACAGATAGTTATTGTGCAATAACATTCTTTGGTCTTAATATGTATGTTCATTCTTTAGTAAGACCTCACCCACGGGACCATAATCatatccctcttttcctttcaacAATGCTAAACCCAATGAACTCAACTCTGAGCAACCAAATTACACTGAGGAATGGTCCCACTCACCACCATCTCAAGATAGCtgtcctcaagtatttgaaggactgtcatgtggaagagaaatcaGAATTGTTCTACTTGGCTCCAAAGGGTAGAACATGGAGCAATGAAGGAAACCTATGGAGAAGCAGAGTTTGGCTGGACATATAGGAAAATAGCCTAATAATCAAAGCTGCCAAAGAGAATAAGCTGCCTTGGGTAGCTACAGAGTGGCCTCCCCACTCCCAAGAATTCAGCCAGCGAGAAAGTTCATGGTCAGTAATGGGTTGGACAAGATTGCCTCTGCTAGTAACAACAGCTGCAGTAGCAACAACTACAAAGTTGTCATCTACAATCTCTTGGACTTGACATTAGccataaaaatttaaagaaaatgtttttaataaatgtggCATATTGAATACTTCCAGCCTCCAATTTATGTAGCATGAAAAGTTCTCAAAATATGGAGACCtggcagaagagaaaacagaaagaaaaaacctaCCCTTTTGCCCTTCTTATACTCTAATTGATCAGCCAGATAATACCCAGGAATACTCAGATGCCAGAGAGCAGGCCAGAATCCAGTCCAACAGTCATGAGGCCAGTACAGAGCAAGAAGGAACAGGGTAAAGCAGACAGAGAGCAAATTCTAGGCAGCAGGGTGAGCAGGAGAATTGAAGAGAATCCCCAGGAAAGAAGCTTCCCCTCTGAGGaattcaattttcttatttgtgaaaCGAAAATGTTGGACCAGATAACTTCTGAAGTCCCTGTGGTTTTGACATTCGAAGTtcttaaggtccctcccagctctgacactttgagttccaaggtccctcccagaaCTGATATATTGAGGTTCCTTCCTAAGTTCTAAGGTCctgttccagctctgacattttgagttctaaggtGCCTCCAAGCCCTGACAGTCTAAGGTccatcccagctctgatattctgagatcccttcctaagttctaaggcccctcctagcACTGACATCTTGAGATCTCTTCCTAAATTCTAAGATCCTCTTCCAATTTtgacattctgagttctaaaGTCCTTCCTGAGTTCTAAACTCTCATACTCCATGTGCTAAGGCTGCTTTTCAGTTCTAACACCCTGTGATCCTACAACCGCAACTTCATTTGCTAAAAGCAGCTGGTGGCACatcagatagagcactgggcttttagtcaggaggacttgagttcaaaaagcGTGTCAGATTCTTACTAGTATCTGAGTCAACCTGGGAAGTGACtgtctcagtcttagtttcctccactgtaaaatggggataatcataatatccacctcccagggttgttgcaaggatcaaatgaggtattatttataaagtacttagcaaagtaCCAGAAACACAGTAGGTACCAATTAaatgttcctttccttccttctctcttctaacttaatatccccattttctaTTATCAAACATGGAAGCAGTTAGATAGGTCCTGGCATCACTCCTCTGGGAATATTAGAAGGAATCAAATGAACAGTACCACCCTGCTCCATCCAACTAGCCTAAGTGAGGTCCATTAGCTTGTTGGGGTCTCCTTTCATTTAACCTAAAGAAAAGTAAATATCTTTGGGGTCTGATTTTACCTTCTCATAATCATTACGGGAGAATAAAGGAAGATTTCAGCCTTTTTTAGaatcagaatcaaagaatttcagagtttctcTTCAGAGGTCATCACATCAAAAGAAATTCTCTCTCGAACACCCAGCTTCCACCAAAAGGCCTCCAGTAATGGGTAATTTACCATCCCCCAATTTACTGTTCATTCTGTCTTTTGAACAGCTCTGTTACTCAGGAGGTTTGGCCTTCCATTAAGCTAGCATCTGCCTCTTGGTATTTCCCATCTCTTGGTCTTAATTCTGCCACCTGGGGCTGAGCAGAAGAACACCAGGCCCTTTTTCCCTTGCTAGCCCTTCAAACTGCCAAAGCAGTTCTCACACTGCCCCTGAGTCTGTTGTGccttcatctgatcctcatcTAGCATGGCCTTgggcccttcaccatcctggttgcttTTTTGGGggatttctcctcttcctcaatgCCTTTCTTAAAGTGTAGTTCTCAGAAGCAAACACAAGATTCCAGGGAGACTCAGTGAGAGCAGACTACTACTAACAGTCCTCCCTCCTTCCTAATCATAGCCACTCTTCCTTGATTAATCCAGCTGAAGATGGCACTAGTTGTTCAGCTGTCATGTGACTGTTGACCTGAATAGAGCTTTGAAGAACTTTTCTCCCCTGAAGTGCTTTGACCATAGATTGCACCATCCTGGATTTGTAAACAGTTGTATAGCAGGAAATCCCAGGGTCTCCAGCAATCTATACCTTTCCTGATCATATCCCTGAATGTAATGGTTGGTCACTCACTGTTCCTAAGCTTTAGCTAGCCACACAAAGAGGGGAGCTACCCAGACTCAAGCCTAAGGTCTCAGTCccagaggatcatagattgagaggaGGAAGGAACTTCATGGGACATCTAATCTTACCTGCCCAGTTTACatctaaggaaactgaagcccatgaagttaaatgacttttttcaggatcacagagctggtaagtgtcagaagtaggatctgaactcatgtcttcttgacttcaaatcagTTCCTCCATTCCTTCCACCACATTGCCTCTCGTCCATGGGACTGTCCAAGAGGGAAGTGGAGCTTGTCTCCTTACATAGCCATTTGACATTGAGTCCACTATCTGGTTTGCCACTTGTTCAATCATAAAGAAACAGGGGGTTCTGGGAATCCTCTTTGTCAGTTTAATTATTCAAAAATGGCACCTTAATTGAGTCAAGTCATTACCCTGATAAGAAGTGCTAGAGACGAATCTCAGTGAGCATgcatttctccttctttttctccttctttaatgatgttatttcttttttcttttccccatttccctttcccccttgcaCATTTCCATTTTACCTAGGCTAGCTCACATTGGGCCCTCCATCCCTAGCTCTGCCCATGGCTGCCTGTTTCCATGTTTCTTGTTCCTTTCCTAATGGTTGTCCCTGAGCACCTCCTcacccttctcttttttctgcctTCCCCTATCTGTCCCTGTCTCTGCTTCCTCTTACCCTCTCCCTGTTATTAAGATTCTGTGGGTGGCTACAGTCTCCCAACTgtgtcttctttccccttctctctcatctTGGTGGGGTCTGTAGCCAGCTCTGCTGTTGCTCAGAGATGTAGAAGCAGTTGCTAAGAGACAGTGAAACGTCAGTACCTGGCCCtcgaggaaaaaaagagagagggagggagggaggggggaggagggagaaagaaaggggagggagaccTGGCTGAAGCCACACACTCCAGAAGCCTTGGCACCAGCTGAGTCCAAAGGAGAGGTATTTGGATCCTCTGAACTTTCCTCTGAGCTCCCCTGCTTCTCAGGGAAGGGGGTTGAAAGGCACAGAAGGAGAAATCCTCAGGAGGTGCTGGCCAGGGAGTCCGGAGacatggaggaggagagggagggggagggaaagagaaaaggagggaaggaaggcaagCTGTTCTCCTGAAACAACCTGGGATTCCAAAAGGGAAATCCTTGTCTGCCTCCACACTGATTGCAGCGTTCCTGGGCCAGAGTGAGTAATTGCTTTAGGGGATAGAGTGAGAGGGAGGATAGGGGGGAGGTAAGGTGCCTGGAAGACCCTGGGGTTGGCAGGACAAAGCTGGAACTGGGGTCATTTTCTTGTGTCAGGAATTGAGTTTGGGAGGGGGCACTGATGCTGGGGTAGAGGACGGGTGAAGAATGGGGCAACAGAAGGGACAGTAGTCACAAAGGGACAATGTGTCTGGAGGGGAAGGGGTGTGAAAGGTAGTGCAAGGCCACCCATGTACTATGTTATTGCTgtctgggggaaggaggggagcagGTGcagggtgtgggggtggggaacatTCATGGAAAAGGATGCTGGGAGTAGGGGTGTGTACTGTGTGTGAAAGATGGTAAGGGAAGCTCTGGCTGGCTGTGTGAGGCAAGTGGAGGCAAAGATATCAGAAGAGGTGAGTACCATGAAGGGCGGGCAGCTTAGGGTAGGGGCAAAGGACAGAGCAAATGGAAGGGGAGGCAAGGCTAaggtttttctgagatgaggaggGCAGCCCAGCCCTAGTGGGTGTGTTATAGAATAAGTAGGCGTGTGTTTGTgctaatgggggaggggagcaatTGGAGGGAAAGGCTATGGAGATAAAGGACTAGCTATACCACAGTGATAGGTGGGTTTGGGTCattagaggggaggggagattcTCTTGCCACTCAATTAGTCAGTCAGCAACCATTTGCAGAAGGGGTTCAAGTTTGGAGGGGCCCAAGCTAAGGGGTATGATGTCAGCATCAAGGGACCTTTGAGGGACCTTTGAGATGGACCACAAAGTAAAGGgcatggaaagggaagggagaccATGAGAAGACTATAGGAAGATGCCAGGCAGTAGATGtctccttttctgatccccctgcTAAGCATCTGCTCTTTAAATCTTGTTGGCAGATGATGCAGTGGGTACTTCTAACCACTCCCtgctgaagaaaggaaaaggaccctgAACTGGGAGCAAGTTCAGAGCTAAGCGCAGAACTAGCTTAGAGGGAAGGTTTCAGATTCTCCCTTTGATGATTCTTCAGTCTTCTCCTGCTCTTGGATCCTCTGGACTCATGGTCTACCCAAACCTTTCCAGTAACATACAGACAGAAGACACCTTCTCAGGCGAGTGCTTTTTCTAGTCCTATTCTCCTTAGTACAGGAAAAGTCTCCCTTGCTAAGGATCCTGCCACCTCCTGGTGGGACACATGGAGACTCACTTCAGCCTGAGTATCCTTCCCAGAAGACTAATCTCTTGTCTCTCTTTGACTATTAAATATCTCCATGAGATGGGTTCTGCAGCCCTGAGTTCTAGGATCCAGAGGACTGGATTTGCTCGCTAAGAGGCTTCAGTGACTTTGAGTAAGTGTTGGGACCTaggtaggggtggggaaggtgCCAGATTGAAACTTCAGCCCTCCCCCTATCCCCCCAGTCAGACACTTAACCAAGAATATCTTGTGATCTTTGATGACTTTCAATGGCCCAGAGAATCCTGGGCCATACTTTCAAGGACTGCTGCCAACTGGTCCCACAGGACTTCTCCCTTGGTTTCTACGGCATTGATCATCTTCCTGAACACCAGGAGCCTTGGCTGAGCCTCCCTGCATTCCCACCAGGTGCCACCAAAGGAACCCTGCTGGTGCTTCTCACCTGGGGAGCCCTTTCATGCTTCCCATGTTTCCAGGCTGGCCAGAGCCAATGACAATCCACGAATAGGAGCCCCACCTCCCCCAGCCCCTGGCCACAATGTAGCTGCCTTCTTGCCCTAGTGACTCTTCTCTGAGACCCAGGGTGATGGGCTCCTCTTGGCCATGCTGCTGCTGGCAGAGGACTGAAATGGGCCCCGTTTGGTCCCAGCTAGTCCGACCTTGCTGTCTGAAGCCAGCCCTGCTGCTGGCCTTGTTCCTCCTAACAGCAGGGCTGGCCCTGGCTGATGCTGTTGCCAGCTGCCCAGTCCTGTGCACCTGCCGCAGCCAAGTGGTCGACTGCAGCAGCCAGCGCCTTTTCTCTGTGCCTCCTGACCTTCCACTGGATACTCGAAACCTCAGCCTAGCCCACAATCGCATTGCCACTGTCCCACCGGGCTACCTCACCTGCTATGGGGAGCTCCGAGTACTGGACCTACGGAACAACTCCCTGGTAGAACTGCCTCCTGGGCTCTTTCTCCACACTAAGAGACTGGCCCACTTGGACTTGAGTTACAACAACTTCAGCCACATCCCTGCTGAGATGTTCCTCGAGGCTCAAGGACTGGTACGCATTGACCTGAGCCATAACCCCTGGCTGAGAAAAGTCCACCCACAGGCCTTCCAAGGGCTCTCCCAGCTCCGAGAACTTGACCTCAGCTATGGGGGACTGGCTTTCCTCAGTCTTGAGGCCCTGGAGGGTCTGCCTGGGCTAGTGACCCTACAGATCGGTGGGAACCCCTGGGTATGTGGCTGTACCATGGAGCCCCTCCTGAAGTGGCTAAGAAATAAGATTCAGCGCTGTACAGCAGGTAGGAGCTAGTCCATCAGGGTTGGGGAAGGGGCAGGCAAGATGCCttagaggaagagggaagaagagatcaTATGATCATAAAAATTAATCTATAGAGGATCTTGGTCAGCCCCTTCATTTAACGGGGCCAAAGAAggaaagtaatttgcccatggtcacacaaatgATTAGGAGCAAAGACGGAATTCAAACACAGAGCCTCTGATTGGAAACTTAGTGCTCTAGACAAGGGGCCCAGCTACAAGGGTTCTTAgccgtatgtgtgtgtgtgtgtgtgtgtgtgtgtgtgtgtgtgtgtgtgtgtgtgtgtgtgtgtgtgtgtgtgtcatggacccccttGAAAGTCCGGGGAAGTCTAttaaccccttctcagaataatgtgtttaagtgcacataggattgcaaaggacaccaacttcattcaataaatacagctatcaaaatggtttttaaaacaAGTCCACAGATCATGGGCTAAGAATCCCCTCACCTGATAtgattcctagaatcatagatgGAGACCTGGGAGGgaatttagaagtcatctggtccagttccctcattttaccaagaagaaaactgagggccCAGAGAGGACAGGTGAcctcctcaaggtcacacaggtaagtgactaaagcaggatttgaactctgtccCCTGACTTCTAATCCAGACTTTTCTTTGCACATCTGTTGACTAAGGACAATGGAAAGGAAATAAGGACCAGACACAAGAGACCCTCCCCCAAGTTGAAATGCTGTAGAAATATGAGTTTGATTATTGCCACTATTATTATGGCTTAGGCTCTACTCCAGACAAAGAGAAGTTATTCTATTCTGGGTGATAACCATATTAGCTTATTTTGCTAGagtacttttctcacaacaacccagtgagttGGATAGTGTAttagcattctcattttacagaagaggaggaTTCTGGGATCCATAAAAGTGAAGTGCCAAGGGTCTTATATTTAGGAAATGTTGGCATTGGGATCAAACCCAGATTCTCCAAATCTGAGGCAACTTCTATTCCCACCCCCAGCACCACCCCACTGCCTAACTGAAGTTTTGTGGGCACAGCTGGCAGCTAGGCAGAATaatagatagaatgttggacttaagaatcagaaagatctaagttggAATCCTTCCTTATGCACTTATTATCTGCaggacctgagcaagtcatgtaatctctcttgcctcagtttcctcatctgtacaattgGGAGAATAACATTATCTACCTCacagattgttgtgaagatcaactgagataagATATGTAAATCACCTAGCCAATCTTAAAGGGCTATGCAAATGGTAGATGGTATTATCATCAGAAGGATCTCGGGAGAGGGCTAAGGGACTTGGGCAGAATTTTATGGGACATAAGACTGAGATTTGGGGacccagaaaattaaaaaatgaccACAAAGTCCAAGCATATTCTCAGGATATGTGAGTTGAAAGGGTCTGGATATGATACCAAATTGAAGTATTAGTAAAGCCCAAGGGTACCATAAAATGAGTCTGGCTGTGAATGCAGCTACCAGTCACAATCAAACCTGAGACATTTATGAAATACCAGAATTCTGTGCAGAAAGGCTCAACCCAGCAGGATGCTGCAATTTCTCCAAAACCTACCCAATGGCCAAAACAGCAAGATATGGCATATGATCATAGATATGCCTTTCCTGCAGTGTGAGCTAGGAAACCCACTGGGAAAGAGCAGAGGAGTAGAGAAAATTCAAGGGGAACTCAGGGAGGGCTGAGGTGTGGGTGTAGGTGGGCCCAGGACCAGAATAGCATGGGGGCTGTGGGTCACGACTACATCTCTTCCACAAAGCTGTGGGAAGGAACTCCCTCAGGGCCGAAAATAGCTGGAGAACCCACATGTGAGGTTCAGGTGCCTGGGCCAAGCATTAATGGGGATGTATCATGGGAtatagagagaagggaaggatggagCCATTTCAAACACTGCACAACTCTAGGAGgctgttttctttcccttaatATGTTCTTAAATTCATAGGAGAAGCTAAAGAAAACAGTTGTTGATGACTTTTTGGAGACAGTAATAAAGTCCCATTTTCTTATTCCCTTCACTTGATTTCTGCCCTTGCTGACCACCAGAGCTTCCAAAGAGAAGGAACAagcttttatttattaagtgcctaccatgtgccaggagtGCTGAGAGCTTTATGAAAATTGTCCCAtgacatagaatcatagagctcAGAAAGCCTTTAgaaattatctttctctttctcattgtaAGACCATGGACTTAGACCTGGACGGGGCTCTGAAGGTCATCTCATagaacttcctcattttacagaggaggaaactgaaggtcagagagattaagtgacttgcctagagtcacacggTTAGTATAAAACAAAGGTGGAATTtgattcaggtcttcttgactttgcaAAGTCCAACACTATCCATTACAGCATGCTACCTGATTAATTATACAGATACAAAGCCAAAAGACTAGAGAAGCCATATGTGACTTAAGTAAGATCCCAGTGAAACAGTGGCAGAAGTAAGAGCAGAACCCAGGCTCCATAACTGACTCTCctgtgtctttctttgtaccaCACTCCTTTATGCCACTAAATTTGAAATTCtatattcctctttctttctggCCTGCCATTTCCCCTTCTTGTAACATCCCCTGACCTTACTGCCATGATGTAGCTTCGTCAAAGGTAGGTGATACAATAATGAGTTTGATGAGGCTACTCTGCCTCTAAGGATAATGATACTAAACCACTTCCCAGAAGAATCATGTGAATCAACTAGCAACTTGttatataaagtttttttttaatctaagatTATTGATGTCAAGACAAAGACCCTTCATAAGGCAGTGGCTGTAGGGGTCTGAAATTGTGGAGCAGGATTCTTGACCTGGGTGTTCCCATGCAGAGAAAATAAGTTGACCTGATGAAGTTAGAGATGGTGTGCCATGACAGTTACctacaaagttgttgtgaaaGTGATCCCAGAAGCTTTGGTTGGGTCTACTGTGAATCCAGAAGGAATCTCGTTTCCCATAGAGAGATCAAAACAACTCAAAATTTACTCCTTAACAGTAGAAAATGCCTGCTGCCCTGACTAAAGATGACAACACTTTGTCATGTGATGTCTAGCTGACATGTAACAAGCACAGGCCTTACCAACAGGGAGCCCCTAATACAGCCTGAGTAGGAGGAGCAAGAATCCATCCCTCAAGGGCACTGAAATGCCCCAGAGATTAGggcatctcttctctcccaatgATCAAAAGGCTTCTCTGATTTTTCTGTTGCAGATTCCCAACTGGCCGAGTGCCGGGGCCCCCCAGAAGTGGAGGGTGCCCCCCTGTTCTCCCTCACAGAGGAAAGCTTCAAAGCTTGTCACCTGACCTTGACGCTGGATGATTACCTATTCATTGCCTTTGTGGGTTTTGTGGTCTCCATCGCATCTGTGGCCACCAATTTTCTCCTGGGGATCACTGCTAATTGCTGCCACCGCTGGAACAAGGCAAGTGAAGAGGAAGagatctgactcagtttcccctccaTTTTGCTAAGTTCTGCTACCATCAACAATGCTAGGCCAGTAAGAATGAGGAGATCACAGACCCCATTCCATGCCAGCTCCCCACCTCCAGGTCACTGTCAAATTGAGATTAGTCATCAGGAGATGATGCCAATACTCTACCAACCTTCATGTGAATCTTCCAGCTTTTGGCTCTGCTGACTCCTGATGGCTGAAagctcagaaatcttcagtgaTAAGCCCTTTCCATACCAACATCCTTCAAACTCATTAGGCCTCCTCCTACTCAGCTATTGCCACCAAGAGATAAAACACTTCCCTGGCTTTTGCTAGtctcccttcatttcttcatcagtTGTAGTCAGCTTCAGAGATTAAGGTAATCACCCAGAATAATCACCACTGTCAAGGCCTCATTTCCTGTCATGCACTcagttctcctcacttcacaATAGGGAGACCCAAACCCTAAGGGAGCTGGAGAAATGCCATCCTGGGACTCTTGACCATGTAAATTGCACAGGGCAAAGAACTCAGCCAGTGGATGGCAGAACCATAACTAGGGTGGGGCAATTGGGATATTTCCCCAGGGTAAAAAAAATTTAGAGGGGGCATGCCAGCATTTATACTTCAGCAGCATAAACACAACTGAATTTAGCACCTAGTTAACAGGcataattagttaaaatatatCATTGATATATTAGCGATATTACAATCTATCCTCCTTCACCAAAACTAAATTTGTCttcaaaatttaatttgaggACATATTATGTGAGATTTGCTCCAAGTTTGCCCCAGGCCCCAAACTTGCTAGTTATGACTCCAGTAAATGGTGATGGAGATATATaaacatggaagaaaaatatCTGTTGAGGTTTGGGGGGCAGAAGGAGGAACCATCAATAGTCTAGGTCATGAAGTTAGATATTTTATTCTCACTTATTAAGTAGCACATCTTTCTGAAATGCCCACAAGGGTAATTTCAGTTTTTCAATATTGTTATAATCCTGGAGGTTGATCCAACTTTCCATTAGTATTGATTAGAGATTAACTTAAATCCTGTATTGGATAAATCAAATCTAATGAGCAATTATTAAGAACTTACCCTGTTTAGAGGACAATGGTGCTGATGCAAAAGTAAAACAGAAGCATCTCCTGCCCTCAAAGGGTTTATATTTTACTGGAATGAGACCATATGTAAGCAGTTGAGTAAACACAGAttaatttgaggaggaaagggagTACTAAAGACCAAGTTCATCCAAAAAGATTTCCATGAGCCGGAGTgtaaactgagccttgaaggaagctgaaCATTCTAAGGAGCGAAGGTGAGTAGAGAGCAAAATTGACcggggagggatgggagagatAGTGTCAGTCTGAGTGAAGGCATTGAGAGAGGAACTAGAATATGGAGCTGAGATAGTGGCCATGGGGGGGAGCAGGTAGtaaggaggagaaaatctaaaaaaagAGGCTGGAGTATTTCCAGAGTTTGGAAAGtattaaatgccaagctgagaaGTTGGTATCTGATCCTAAAGGCATAGGACTCCTTAAAGGTTCTTGAGCAAAGAAGTGACATGGGCTAACCGAGAGTCAGTTAAACTTAGAGATCTATTTTAAGGAAGGTAAGCCCAGAATAACACATTCTGGAGAATCACTCAACAATCCTTGAGATAAGTACTTCCTAAGTACTTGGGAAATACAGTATACTAGGCACTGTCTATCCCTAAACACCAGccacagtgctctgcacactGTAGGCTTTTAACAAATGTTCCCTAATCGATTTATCTACTAGAGAGCTAGGTCACAAGGTCCTGAGACTAAAACAATGGGAACAGGTGGGCATGAAGAATAAGCCATGTGGCCATAAGCACACTCAGGCAAGGGCAGCACTCCCGTGCAGAAAGCCAAGGATAATGCTCACCCCAGCATTCCCATGCTTTACACTCACCAGTACCAGTGAATGTATTGTCACTTGGTGGATCACAAGCAGAGAAGAAATCTGTTATAGCACAGATACTGATATACTaaatactcattcattcattcaatgagcaCTTCAATCAggacttgctatgtgccaggcaaatgctggggatacaggaTCAAACAAATAGTCTTTGACAACAAGGAGTTTGCCTTCTAGTAGAAGAAACATCAAATATACATCATCCTCTTAAAATGCACACATCATCTTGacggaaagaaagtggaggcatgGGGAAAGACATCTAGTAGGAGGCAGAGCATATAGCTTTGTGCTTCAGGAATATAATTTTGGCAGATGCCTAGACAATAGATTTGGAATGGGCAAGGCTCAAGGCAGGGAGTccagttaggaagctattgcaatccTCTATCTGGAGGCCTGAGCTGAGTGGGGAAAAGGGATCAGAGAGAAGAGATGGTGCAGTTAAAATTATAATGCCCAATAGAACTATGTACAATAATGTAACACAATTTAGTCAACTGAAAAGGCCCCAATGGCAAACCTGAAATGAATCACCT
The DNA window shown above is from Notamacropus eugenii isolate mMacEug1 chromosome 2, mMacEug1.pri_v2, whole genome shotgun sequence and carries:
- the LRRC55 gene encoding leucine-rich repeat-containing protein 55, producing MGSSWPCCCWQRTEMGPVWSQLVRPCCLKPALLLALFLLTAGLALADAVASCPVLCTCRSQVVDCSSQRLFSVPPDLPLDTRNLSLAHNRIATVPPGYLTCYGELRVLDLRNNSLVELPPGLFLHTKRLAHLDLSYNNFSHIPAEMFLEAQGLVRIDLSHNPWLRKVHPQAFQGLSQLRELDLSYGGLAFLSLEALEGLPGLVTLQIGGNPWVCGCTMEPLLKWLRNKIQRCTADSQLAECRGPPEVEGAPLFSLTEESFKACHLTLTLDDYLFIAFVGFVVSIASVATNFLLGITANCCHRWNKASEEEEI